The DNA region TAATTAGTAATCAATTATAAGCTGACAGAATGAATGAAATAACAGGAGTATATTTTAATATAAGCTATCATGTGTGCATTTATCTGCTCACAGGGTGTAAGATGTGATACCATATATAAATGGTAAGAAGGGGTATGAATATGAATACTAACAAACGCCCGCTCATTGGCGTATTGACCGCCCGAGCGTCGGAATCTGAACAGCGGCAGCTGCTCAAAGGCATACTATCTAAAGCCGATGAGCTTGACATGGATATCGCTGTATTTTCAAATGTATATAATATTTCGGAGTACTATGCAGATGTTGAGGTGGAAAACAAGGTCTACGAGCTGGTACATTCCGAACAGCTCGATGGTGTTATAGTCACTTATGAATCTCTTATTTATCCCGATATGCAGAAGAGCATCTGTGAACATATCAAGGCTCTTGATGTACCTGTTGTTATGATAGATGCAAAAATAGACGGCTTCACCTGTATAAATACAGATGTGAAGAGTGATCTGAGGGATATCGCCCGTCATCTAACCGATGTACACGGTATCAGAGATATAGATATACTGACAGGTCAGGAAGATCTTGAGACCTCACAGCTTCGTATCGAAGGCGTGAGGGAGATCATGATGGAAAGAGGTCTCCCATTCAGCGAAGAAAATGTGATATACGGCAACTTCTGGAACACCTCGGGTGAAGATCTGGCAGAGGATTACATAAGCGGAAAGCGAAGGATACCTCAGGCTGTGATATGTGCAAATGATTATATGGCTTACGGACTTCTTGATAAACTTTTCCACCACGACATATCTATCCCTGATGACCTTACAGTAATAGGATATGAACATATCGGAGAAAGGATCTATCACTCCCCTGTTCTGACCACCTATCAGCGCAACCGTGCAGCCATAGGTGCAAAAGCCGCAGCACTTATCTATTCAAAGCTCACAGGGGCTCAAATGCAGGATATCGACACTTCCGGATACATGATCCCTGGCTACACCTGTTCCTGCGGTATGGAGAAACAATATCTCCTTGAAGAACTGGTGGAGATAAGACAGATCAAGAAGTATAACGATATGAATTTCTGCGGAACATTTGAACAGCAGGCCGTCACCTGCCGATCCATCTCCGATTACATACAAACTCTGCGGAACTTTTCCAACATGATAAGAAATGTTTCAGGGATATATCTATGCCTGTATGAGGATTGGTGTACACGTTCACACAAGGCTTCTATAAAAGATTTCTCAAACAATGAACCTATGATATGTTACACCATAATCAGCCCCGACAAAGTCACGGATAACCCCGCTTTCTTCACAAGGGGTCAGCTGTACCCTTCTGAACTTATCGGTGCAGAAGACAAAAAGTTTCTCTTTTTCGTACCATTGTTTTCAGAGGGAAAGGAACTCGGACATTTCATTTTCCGGTACACCTCACCCGATACCTATGATCAGGCAATGATCGTGTGGCTGAAAATAACCGTTAATGCACTTCAGGTGCTCCGCATGAAAAATGACATCAACACCCTGCTTGAATGTACCAATCTGTCAGAGTATCATGATACTGCTACCGGACTTTACAATAAACAAGGCTTCACCAACGAACTTGCAAACGCTTGTAAAAAGCTGGGCGAAAATGACAGGCTTCCTCTTATAATGGTACGTACGGGCATCTATTCAGACGACAGCCGTATCGACAAGAAAAATCTTTTGGTAAGACTGGATATCGAGATCTCAGATTGTCTGAACCAGATCACCGCCAATATCAAAGGTTTCTGCGGAAAACTTTCAGACAAGTTGTATGTCGTTGCTTTTGAAGGGCAATTCACGGAGGAGGATATCACCCTTATCATGGATAAGTTGGAGATAATCATATCCCATTCTCCCCTTTATATTCAGGAGAGAGGCATTGACACCATATTCATGACGTCAGGACTGATCTCTGCAGAAGAAAACATTGATGAATGTATCTCAGGTCTGAGCGAAAATATCAACCTAAAGATCAAACAACTTTCCGATAAACGGCATCACGCAAACTACAATGATTACCTGCAGGTCAGAAACTCCATGTACCGCGACCCCGGAAATGAGTGGGACGCTCAGAAAACCTGCCGTGACTTCCGACTGAGCTACGGTCATTTTCGTGCCACATACAAGGATATTTTCGGCATAAGTTTCCATCAGGATCTGATAATGAGCCGCATCGCCATGGCAAAATATCTCCTGCTCACTACTACCATAGGCATACCTGCAATATCTTTCAAATGCGGTTATAAAGACGAAAAATATTTCATGCGCCAGTTCAGACAGCTGACAGGCATTACCCCAAACAGCTATCGAAACAGTTCTACCTAAGAATCAAAGGTAATTATGGTTGTCCCCTTAACACACCACAAAGTGATATATAACAATGAGTCATCGTGTTGATGTTATCCTTCCCCCGCCGCAGGCGGGGAGAGGGATAACCATCAATTATTTCTGGTTCTGATATACACCAATTAATTTGGTGTGTTAGCGAGATAACCAGAAAGGTAATTCTTAGTTAACTACTGCGAAGAAAGCCGGCAGATTTCAAAAATCTGTCGGCTTTTAACTCGTTATCTAAAGACTAATATCACTTTTCAGCCGTTGTGATTACTTTTAGCTTTGTTGAAGTGAAAGTCGAATTTATTCAGCGTATACATTCAACTTAGCACACTTTTTAATGTAACTATTAACTTAATGTAAATCACAGCTTTTCAGAAAAATCTATATCTGTAAAATTGACCATTAATCATTAATCCTTATTATTTGAATTTAACAAAAATATTAACTATCGCAAGAATTTACTTTACATACGACTATTTCTATGTTATTATAATTGTGTAGGCAAACTGAAGAGCAGTCATTTCGTTCTCGTCATTTTAGAAAAATGCTATGATATTATACACTTTTGTGATGATATACAAGAAGCCTAATGATCTCCGTTTGCCATAATCCAGATCTTTATTCATTTCAGAGATAGACACTTTTATCAGCCGCGCAAATTTTTACCCGGATTTTTTGCGACGGCTGTGAAATCGTTTACGAAGATTTGAAAAGAGAGATCCGCAAAAAATACTTTCAGAAAGGAAGATTTAAATGGGAAAGGGAAATTTTCTCAAAAGATCACTAGCCAGCGTATCCGCAGCAGCAATGATGCTCACCGGTAATGCAGTAACACTCGCTGATGCCGCTGTGATCGACAAAGAGAATCCCAACAACTACCACAACTACGCAGAGGCTCTGCAGCTCGCACTTTGCTTCTATGATGCAAACAAGTGCGGCGACGAGGTAACAGGTGACGGTTATTACTCCTGGCGTAATAACTGCCATGTGAAGGATGGCTACATCCCGCTTCAGCCTATGAGTCCGATGCCCAATGTCAACAAAGGTAAGACTGATGACCAGTTGCAGGAGGATCAGGGACTTGGCACAGGTGATGACGGTAAAACCAAGCCAAACCTCGGCGATACCGACCCGTCACTCTATGTCGGCGTCAATATGTCGCAGAAGTTCATTGATAAGAACAAGAAATACCTCGATCCTGACGGTGACGGCACTCTTGACCTGACAGGCGGCTGGCACGATGCAGGTGACCACGTTAAGTTCGGTCTCCCCGGAAGCTACTCAGCTTCGACAGTAGGCTGGGGTTACTATGAGTTCCGTGATTCATACAAGGAGCTTGGACTCGACAAGCACGTTGAGGATGAACTCCACTGGATCAACGATTATTTCATGAAAGTTACTTTCATGGACGACGATGATAACGTAATTGCTTACTGCTATCAGGTCGGCGAAGGTAACAACGACCATAACTACTGGTGCCCTCCCGAGCTTCAGGTTGAGGATACAATGGTAGCTTCTTCCTCCTGCGCAGTTAAGCGTCCTGCTTACTTCGCAACCGAAGAGATGCCTGCTTCCGATCAGTGTGCAGGCGCAGCTGCATCGCTGGCTATCAACTACCTCAACTTCAAGGACACCGAGCCCGCATACGCTAAGAAGTGTCTGAAATACGCAAAGGCTCTTTACGATTTCGCGGTAAAGACCCATGTTGAGGATTGGGAGCCCGGCAAGGTGCCCAACTGCTACAGCCTTGGCTATGACGGCGGCTTCTATACCTCCAGCTATGACTACGATGAGCTGGCTTGGGCTGCTGTATGGCTCTACTATTGTACCGAAGACTACGATTATATCAACGATATCATCGCAGTTGACGAAACTACAACAAACGATAAGGGTGCTCATCCCTACACCGGATATATGAAGCGTATCATCACCGATACAGGCAACTGCTGGCAGAACATCTGGGTTCACTGCTGGGATACAGTATGGGGCGGCGTATTTGCAAAGCTGGCTCCTGTTACCAACACTGCACGTGACTGGTACATCTTCCGCTACAACCTTGAATTCTGGTCAGGCTGTGCTGAAAATGTTGATTCTTCCGACTGGGGCTATGAACCTGTTCACGGTCACAAGTACTTCGGTATGGATGACTATCTCTGGAACACAGAGATGACCGCTGACCAGATAGCTGATCTTCCTATCAGCGAAACAAGCGGCGACTTCATTGCTAAGTCTCCCAAGGGCTGGGCAGTCGTATCCGGCTACGGTTCCGCACGTTACAACACAGCTGCAGGTCTGTGCGCTTGCGTATACGCAAAGACCACCAAGGACGAGACTTTCCTTCCCTGGGCAAGAGCTCAGATGGAATACATCCTCGGCAACAACCCCATGGGTTATGCTTATGAGGTAGGCTACGGCAAC from Ruminococcus albus AD2013 includes:
- a CDS encoding substrate-binding domain-containing protein, with the translated sequence MNTNKRPLIGVLTARASESEQRQLLKGILSKADELDMDIAVFSNVYNISEYYADVEVENKVYELVHSEQLDGVIVTYESLIYPDMQKSICEHIKALDVPVVMIDAKIDGFTCINTDVKSDLRDIARHLTDVHGIRDIDILTGQEDLETSQLRIEGVREIMMERGLPFSEENVIYGNFWNTSGEDLAEDYISGKRRIPQAVICANDYMAYGLLDKLFHHDISIPDDLTVIGYEHIGERIYHSPVLTTYQRNRAAIGAKAAALIYSKLTGAQMQDIDTSGYMIPGYTCSCGMEKQYLLEELVEIRQIKKYNDMNFCGTFEQQAVTCRSISDYIQTLRNFSNMIRNVSGIYLCLYEDWCTRSHKASIKDFSNNEPMICYTIISPDKVTDNPAFFTRGQLYPSELIGAEDKKFLFFVPLFSEGKELGHFIFRYTSPDTYDQAMIVWLKITVNALQVLRMKNDINTLLECTNLSEYHDTATGLYNKQGFTNELANACKKLGENDRLPLIMVRTGIYSDDSRIDKKNLLVRLDIEISDCLNQITANIKGFCGKLSDKLYVVAFEGQFTEEDITLIMDKLEIIISHSPLYIQERGIDTIFMTSGLISAEENIDECISGLSENINLKIKQLSDKRHHANYNDYLQVRNSMYRDPGNEWDAQKTCRDFRLSYGHFRATYKDIFGISFHQDLIMSRIAMAKYLLLTTTIGIPAISFKCGYKDEKYFMRQFRQLTGITPNSYRNSST
- a CDS encoding glycoside hydrolase family 9 protein; protein product: MGKGNFLKRSLASVSAAAMMLTGNAVTLADAAVIDKENPNNYHNYAEALQLALCFYDANKCGDEVTGDGYYSWRNNCHVKDGYIPLQPMSPMPNVNKGKTDDQLQEDQGLGTGDDGKTKPNLGDTDPSLYVGVNMSQKFIDKNKKYLDPDGDGTLDLTGGWHDAGDHVKFGLPGSYSASTVGWGYYEFRDSYKELGLDKHVEDELHWINDYFMKVTFMDDDDNVIAYCYQVGEGNNDHNYWCPPELQVEDTMVASSSCAVKRPAYFATEEMPASDQCAGAAASLAINYLNFKDTEPAYAKKCLKYAKALYDFAVKTHVEDWEPGKVPNCYSLGYDGGFYTSSYDYDELAWAAVWLYYCTEDYDYINDIIAVDETTTNDKGAHPYTGYMKRIITDTGNCWQNIWVHCWDTVWGGVFAKLAPVTNTARDWYIFRYNLEFWSGCAENVDSSDWGYEPVHGHKYFGMDDYLWNTEMTADQIADLPISETSGDFIAKSPKGWAVVSGYGSARYNTAAGLCACVYAKTTKDETFLPWARAQMEYILGNNPMGYAYEVGYGNNFASHPHHRASHCSATQSMDDPITQVHTLWGALVGGPDLKDHHEDVTKDYIYNEVTDDYNAGFCGDLAGLYHYYGRKGGKDAKENHIIENFDMSSNAKGFDQIDEDGNPLPVGYFVSGGKAQEKEDGIQLKVVLHNRTVDPPRFECDVKARYFFNIKELQDKGYDIDYITARIDYDQVAGYSNNKSHAVLSDPVKYDNKGTYYVEITWKDCKFYGSRVYQFALTTKMDPDKYVYPEWDSSNDYSYPDLVSFDDDNAAEAITDKITLYADGKLIWGTEPNGKTAADETSNNTESVNPTVKCDSTTSNSAKISWNKVSGATKYGIFGYEKGTWKKVTELTGTSYTFSSLKPSKSYKIAVLAFVNGKYTSDFSKALTFTTKSESYEDTTGVYPEIIKVDYSEDYHQIRFTWKPVKGATNYGIAVYLAGKWRVQTTSISASTYSYTTPKNLTPGKTYRVAVAAKVNGTWTATESLKHTATVTVK